In the genome of Conger conger chromosome 8, fConCon1.1, whole genome shotgun sequence, one region contains:
- the LOC133135753 gene encoding HMG box-containing protein 1-like isoform X1 has product MATGLSGELTWHNMVWEVKTKAVPRNTEKDQQVELESVSGMDEAFDMLKCNEDLPSSPGCPTSEIRMEYDDLPELQEVHESRALPAAFQVAAGVSHQEGPWGAWGPGPDGGSPNTNWLTELANIATSPQSPLVQSSPCNRSSPVHIFANSNSLHSYARPPLASSSAPSPARGHLRERRRVRASSESESGIFCTSSLSDDDDMGWSHSWPSTAWHCFLKGTRLRFHRGPNVEWQDAEDLGDSDDESDDERETLSHSLKSYGSEGLKLVAHEETLSFGQSVLKLTFDPGSPEDGHLTAECRLDHPFFVKSKGWASFYPSLTVVRHGIPCYEVQLGDVFLPPGHQDANNCDDSVVFDTFRSYDFTPLDSSAVYVLSSMARQRRASQSSGGAVSPDCDKLGRDSEPPGPSQSPHGKAGRGHSSGTASSATPTKCKRPMNAFMLFAKKYRVEYTQMYPGKDNRAISVILGDKWKKMKNEERRMYTMEAKALAEEQKRLNPDCWKRKRTNSGSQQN; this is encoded by the exons ATGGCGACGGGTTTG TCAGGGGAGCTGACATGGCATAATATGGTGTGGGAAGTGAAGACTAAAGCGGTGCCACGCAATACAGAGAAAGACCAGCAGGTGGAGCTGGAGAGCGTCTCAGGAATGGATGAAGCCTTCGACATGCTCAAGTGCAACGAGGACCTGCCGTCGTCCCCAGGATGCCCTACCAGTGAGATTCGCATGGAGTATG acgACCTCCCCGAGCTGCAGGAGGTGCATGAGAGCCGGGCGTTGCCGGCGGCGTTCCAGGTGGCAGCGGGAGTGTCCCATCAGGAGGGCCCCTGGGGTGCCTGGGGCCCCGGCCCTGACGGCGGCTCCCCCAACACCAACTGGCTGACAGAGCTGGCCAACATCGCCACCAGCCCTCAGAGCCCCCTCGTACAGAGCTCTCCCTGCAACAG GTCCTCTCCTGTGCACATTTTTGCCAACAGCAACAGTTTACATTCCTACGCCCGCCCTCCCCTGGCCTCCAGCAGTGCGCCTAGCCCTGCCCGCGGCCACCTGAGAGAGCGCAGACGGGTCAGG GCCAGCAGCGAGTCAGAGTCCGGCATCTTCTGCACATCCTCGCTCTCTGATGACGATGACATGGGCTGGTCCCATTCATGGCCCTCCACAGCCTGGCACTGCTTTCTAAAAG GCACACGCCTGCGCTTCCACAGGGGGCCCAACGTGGAGTGGCAGGATGCAGAGGACCTGGGGGACTCTGACGACGAGTCTGACgacgagagagagacactgtccCACTCCCTGAAG AGCTACGGTTCTGAAGGGCTGAAGTTGGTGGCCCATGAAGAGACCCTGTCTTTTGGACAGTCTGTTCTCaaattgacctttgaccctggtTCGCCAGAAGACGGCCACTTAACGGCAGAATGCAGATTGGATCATCCCTTTTTTGTGAAAAGTAAAG GCTGGGCCTCCTTCTACCCGAGCCTGACGGTGGTGCGGCACGGGATCCCCTGCTACGAGGTGCAGCTGGGAGACGTGTTCCTGCCCCCGGGCCACCAGGACGCCAACAACTGTGACGATTCAGTCGTCTTCGACACCTTCAGGAG ctatGACTTCACCCCTCTGGACTCGTCAGCCGTGTACGTCCTGAGCAGCATGGCCCGCCAGCGCAGAGCCTCCCAGTCCAGCGGGGGCGCCGTCAGCCCTGACTGCGACAAGCTGGGCCGGGACAGCGagccccccggcccctcccaGTCCCCCCACGGCAAGGCCGGCAGGGGCCACTCCTCAGGGACAGCCAGCAGTGCCACGCCCACCAAGTGCAAGCGGCCAATGAACGCCTTCATGCTCTTCGCCAAGAAGTACAGAGTGGAGTACACACAGATGTACCCTGGGAAGGACAACAG GGCCATCAGCGTGATCCTGGGGGATAAGTGGAAGAAGATGAAGAACGAGGAGAGGAGGATGTACACCATGGAGGCCAAGGCCCTGGCCGAGGAGCAGAAGCGCCTCAACCCCGACTGCTGGAAGCGCAAGAGAACCAACTCG ggctcaCAGCAGAACTAA
- the LOC133135753 gene encoding HMG box-containing protein 1-like isoform X2: protein MATGLSGELTWHNMVWEVKTKAVPRNTEKDQQVELESVSGMDEAFDMLKCNEDLPSSPGCPTNDLPELQEVHESRALPAAFQVAAGVSHQEGPWGAWGPGPDGGSPNTNWLTELANIATSPQSPLVQSSPCNRSSPVHIFANSNSLHSYARPPLASSSAPSPARGHLRERRRVRASSESESGIFCTSSLSDDDDMGWSHSWPSTAWHCFLKGTRLRFHRGPNVEWQDAEDLGDSDDESDDERETLSHSLKSYGSEGLKLVAHEETLSFGQSVLKLTFDPGSPEDGHLTAECRLDHPFFVKSKGWASFYPSLTVVRHGIPCYEVQLGDVFLPPGHQDANNCDDSVVFDTFRSYDFTPLDSSAVYVLSSMARQRRASQSSGGAVSPDCDKLGRDSEPPGPSQSPHGKAGRGHSSGTASSATPTKCKRPMNAFMLFAKKYRVEYTQMYPGKDNRAISVILGDKWKKMKNEERRMYTMEAKALAEEQKRLNPDCWKRKRTNSGSQQN from the exons ATGGCGACGGGTTTG TCAGGGGAGCTGACATGGCATAATATGGTGTGGGAAGTGAAGACTAAAGCGGTGCCACGCAATACAGAGAAAGACCAGCAGGTGGAGCTGGAGAGCGTCTCAGGAATGGATGAAGCCTTCGACATGCTCAAGTGCAACGAGGACCTGCCGTCGTCCCCAGGATGCCCTACCA acgACCTCCCCGAGCTGCAGGAGGTGCATGAGAGCCGGGCGTTGCCGGCGGCGTTCCAGGTGGCAGCGGGAGTGTCCCATCAGGAGGGCCCCTGGGGTGCCTGGGGCCCCGGCCCTGACGGCGGCTCCCCCAACACCAACTGGCTGACAGAGCTGGCCAACATCGCCACCAGCCCTCAGAGCCCCCTCGTACAGAGCTCTCCCTGCAACAG GTCCTCTCCTGTGCACATTTTTGCCAACAGCAACAGTTTACATTCCTACGCCCGCCCTCCCCTGGCCTCCAGCAGTGCGCCTAGCCCTGCCCGCGGCCACCTGAGAGAGCGCAGACGGGTCAGG GCCAGCAGCGAGTCAGAGTCCGGCATCTTCTGCACATCCTCGCTCTCTGATGACGATGACATGGGCTGGTCCCATTCATGGCCCTCCACAGCCTGGCACTGCTTTCTAAAAG GCACACGCCTGCGCTTCCACAGGGGGCCCAACGTGGAGTGGCAGGATGCAGAGGACCTGGGGGACTCTGACGACGAGTCTGACgacgagagagagacactgtccCACTCCCTGAAG AGCTACGGTTCTGAAGGGCTGAAGTTGGTGGCCCATGAAGAGACCCTGTCTTTTGGACAGTCTGTTCTCaaattgacctttgaccctggtTCGCCAGAAGACGGCCACTTAACGGCAGAATGCAGATTGGATCATCCCTTTTTTGTGAAAAGTAAAG GCTGGGCCTCCTTCTACCCGAGCCTGACGGTGGTGCGGCACGGGATCCCCTGCTACGAGGTGCAGCTGGGAGACGTGTTCCTGCCCCCGGGCCACCAGGACGCCAACAACTGTGACGATTCAGTCGTCTTCGACACCTTCAGGAG ctatGACTTCACCCCTCTGGACTCGTCAGCCGTGTACGTCCTGAGCAGCATGGCCCGCCAGCGCAGAGCCTCCCAGTCCAGCGGGGGCGCCGTCAGCCCTGACTGCGACAAGCTGGGCCGGGACAGCGagccccccggcccctcccaGTCCCCCCACGGCAAGGCCGGCAGGGGCCACTCCTCAGGGACAGCCAGCAGTGCCACGCCCACCAAGTGCAAGCGGCCAATGAACGCCTTCATGCTCTTCGCCAAGAAGTACAGAGTGGAGTACACACAGATGTACCCTGGGAAGGACAACAG GGCCATCAGCGTGATCCTGGGGGATAAGTGGAAGAAGATGAAGAACGAGGAGAGGAGGATGTACACCATGGAGGCCAAGGCCCTGGCCGAGGAGCAGAAGCGCCTCAACCCCGACTGCTGGAAGCGCAAGAGAACCAACTCG ggctcaCAGCAGAACTAA
- the LOC133135753 gene encoding HMG box-containing protein 1-like isoform X3, whose translation MVWEVKTKAVPRNTEKDQQVELESVSGMDEAFDMLKCNEDLPSSPGCPTSEIRMEYDDLPELQEVHESRALPAAFQVAAGVSHQEGPWGAWGPGPDGGSPNTNWLTELANIATSPQSPLVQSSPCNRSSPVHIFANSNSLHSYARPPLASSSAPSPARGHLRERRRVRASSESESGIFCTSSLSDDDDMGWSHSWPSTAWHCFLKGTRLRFHRGPNVEWQDAEDLGDSDDESDDERETLSHSLKSYGSEGLKLVAHEETLSFGQSVLKLTFDPGSPEDGHLTAECRLDHPFFVKSKGWASFYPSLTVVRHGIPCYEVQLGDVFLPPGHQDANNCDDSVVFDTFRSYDFTPLDSSAVYVLSSMARQRRASQSSGGAVSPDCDKLGRDSEPPGPSQSPHGKAGRGHSSGTASSATPTKCKRPMNAFMLFAKKYRVEYTQMYPGKDNRAISVILGDKWKKMKNEERRMYTMEAKALAEEQKRLNPDCWKRKRTNSGSQQN comes from the exons ATGGTGTGGGAAGTGAAGACTAAAGCGGTGCCACGCAATACAGAGAAAGACCAGCAGGTGGAGCTGGAGAGCGTCTCAGGAATGGATGAAGCCTTCGACATGCTCAAGTGCAACGAGGACCTGCCGTCGTCCCCAGGATGCCCTACCAGTGAGATTCGCATGGAGTATG acgACCTCCCCGAGCTGCAGGAGGTGCATGAGAGCCGGGCGTTGCCGGCGGCGTTCCAGGTGGCAGCGGGAGTGTCCCATCAGGAGGGCCCCTGGGGTGCCTGGGGCCCCGGCCCTGACGGCGGCTCCCCCAACACCAACTGGCTGACAGAGCTGGCCAACATCGCCACCAGCCCTCAGAGCCCCCTCGTACAGAGCTCTCCCTGCAACAG GTCCTCTCCTGTGCACATTTTTGCCAACAGCAACAGTTTACATTCCTACGCCCGCCCTCCCCTGGCCTCCAGCAGTGCGCCTAGCCCTGCCCGCGGCCACCTGAGAGAGCGCAGACGGGTCAGG GCCAGCAGCGAGTCAGAGTCCGGCATCTTCTGCACATCCTCGCTCTCTGATGACGATGACATGGGCTGGTCCCATTCATGGCCCTCCACAGCCTGGCACTGCTTTCTAAAAG GCACACGCCTGCGCTTCCACAGGGGGCCCAACGTGGAGTGGCAGGATGCAGAGGACCTGGGGGACTCTGACGACGAGTCTGACgacgagagagagacactgtccCACTCCCTGAAG AGCTACGGTTCTGAAGGGCTGAAGTTGGTGGCCCATGAAGAGACCCTGTCTTTTGGACAGTCTGTTCTCaaattgacctttgaccctggtTCGCCAGAAGACGGCCACTTAACGGCAGAATGCAGATTGGATCATCCCTTTTTTGTGAAAAGTAAAG GCTGGGCCTCCTTCTACCCGAGCCTGACGGTGGTGCGGCACGGGATCCCCTGCTACGAGGTGCAGCTGGGAGACGTGTTCCTGCCCCCGGGCCACCAGGACGCCAACAACTGTGACGATTCAGTCGTCTTCGACACCTTCAGGAG ctatGACTTCACCCCTCTGGACTCGTCAGCCGTGTACGTCCTGAGCAGCATGGCCCGCCAGCGCAGAGCCTCCCAGTCCAGCGGGGGCGCCGTCAGCCCTGACTGCGACAAGCTGGGCCGGGACAGCGagccccccggcccctcccaGTCCCCCCACGGCAAGGCCGGCAGGGGCCACTCCTCAGGGACAGCCAGCAGTGCCACGCCCACCAAGTGCAAGCGGCCAATGAACGCCTTCATGCTCTTCGCCAAGAAGTACAGAGTGGAGTACACACAGATGTACCCTGGGAAGGACAACAG GGCCATCAGCGTGATCCTGGGGGATAAGTGGAAGAAGATGAAGAACGAGGAGAGGAGGATGTACACCATGGAGGCCAAGGCCCTGGCCGAGGAGCAGAAGCGCCTCAACCCCGACTGCTGGAAGCGCAAGAGAACCAACTCG ggctcaCAGCAGAACTAA